The window AAAAATGACTACAACATTAAACAACCAGCAAATGAACGAATGATTGTTTAGCCCGTTTTCTTTCGCAACTGGAGAGAAATAGCGATTAGAATCTAACATCAAAAACGCCATCTTTTATTACAATCGAATCTTGCAGGTTCTTAGCATTATACAAAGTTCCGTTTATTTTACCGCCAACAAAAGGCACACCACTATCCTTAGGTTTTTCGTATCTGGTAATTTGCACTTTGAATGGTGGCTTTGTTTCGTTAGTGGTATATACTTTTGAATCGGCCACGCCCAAATTAGTAACTAGGTAAATACTGCTTGCAAAACTTTGTTTGTAAGGATCATTGCCTGATAACTTGTATTCCTTTTTTTCTATATCGAAAATCCGGAATTGAAGCCTTGAATCGAAGGTAGTATTCAAAAATGTTTTGGGTACAGTTACATTTACGGTGTACATCTCTTTTTGAGTGCCATCTCCATAACCAATACCTGTCCAGCTTCCACTAAATATATTTCTGTTTTTATCAATCGAACCTTTTATCTCCAGATTTTGCCCGGCTATTTGTACATTAATAAACTGCACATAGGGTTCTTTAACGGGTGCCTCCGTTTTTTGTTTCTTACAAGAGAAAAGTAACATCACCACCAGCAGGTTAAAAAAGAATCGCGAAAATAATTTCATAGCACAGCAAACTACATTTGTAATTGAAAAATTTTATAACCTTATTGAATCAAAAACAATGATCAATAAGACTAGTCAAAGTTAAAATAATAAATAACTAATAAAATAGTGGATAATTAACAATTCTTCACACAAACGTTTGCCCTTAATCAAAAACAAGGCTAAAAAAATCAACTAAAAATTTATTAATTAATTGATTTTCAACACCATTTTATAGCCCTCAACATTTCTCTTCGATTCTTCCCTATTTAAAACTACAACCAGAATAAAATTTGCGCTATAAAAAAATGTAGTTGGATTTATTTAGAAATATAAGTTGTAAACAGGCAAACGTTTGCGCTTAGAAACTTATTTTTTTTCTGCTGCCAGTGGTTAACTTGACTTTAGGTTAGCAGCAAAAAGCTTCTGTTATTGCGCTACAATCTACAAAAACGGATTAGCGGCTAAGTTATAGCAATCTTAATTGCCTGCACACAGGCAAGGTATTTCCAGTTGAAGAATGGGGCTAGGTTAAGCAAAATGATCTCTTGTATTTACAAGACGATTGGGTAAGTGCAACTTAATTAATAAACCATATACTAACCAAAATCACAAAAAATGAAAAAAACAGCTTCATTTGCCACAAGCATGTTATTATTGCTTGTCCTTTTCTCCTGTAAAAAAACTGAAACCTTACAAGACACCGCAGCTGCAGAAATTAAAAACAACATTGCAGTTACCGAAAGCTTAGGTGGCACCTCGTTAAACGTAGGCTTAGGTGGTAACGCCTATACTGCGGGCACCGGCGGATTAATTAATGATACGGGCCTGCACAACTGGACCTCGGCCAGTACCATTACCAGTGTTTGGTTTCGTTTAGGCCTTACAGGTAGCTTAACGGTAGCTGTAAAAGGCACTGTACCTTCGGGCAGCAGTAACATTAAAGTAACTGTTAACGGAACTGTATTTAACAAAACCATTACCGGCACAACGGCTACCACCACCAACATTGGCACTGTAAATATTACTGCGACCGGTTATGTTAGGGTAGATATTCAAGGCGTTAGTAAAACAGGCAGCTATTTTGGCGATATTTCTGACCTCGTAATCAGTGGGCCTGTAGTTGCATCGAACGTGCAATATGCCAACACGGTTGCAGATTATTACTGGTCGCGAAGAGGCCCATCCTGCCACTTAAATTACACCGTACCATCGGGCACCGAATGGTTTTACAGCGAACTGAATGTTCCGAGCGGACAGGATAAAATAGGTTCGTACTTTATGGCCGATGGTTTTAGCGGCGGTTATTTTGGTATGCAGGTAAACTCGGCTACTGAAAGAAGGGTTTTATTTTCGGTTTGGGATCCATCAACAGGCTCTACTACCCTGGTTAGAAAAGGAACCGATGTAACCACCAACGGTTTTGGCGGCGAAGGCACCGGAGGCCAATCGTACATGTTGTTTAGCTGGGTTGCCGGTACAACTTATAAATTCTTATTGCAAGGTAAACCTGATGGTGCTGGTGGCTCTGATTATACGGCCTGGTTTTATGCGCCCGAAAACGGCGTTTGGAAAGTACTGGCTCAGTGGAAACGTCCGAATACTACAGCTTACTTAACTGGTGTATATTCGTTTATCGAAAACTTTAATCCCGATCAGGGCTATTTACAAAGAAGCTGTAATTATGGTAACCAGTGGTACAAAACCAGTGCAGGCAGCTGGACAGAGGTTACCAATGCGAGTTTTAGTTATGATGCTACAGCATCGGCAGAGCAGCGGATGGATTACCAGGGTGGTGTAACGGGCAATAGTTTTTACCTTAAAAACGGGGGGTTCTTTGCAACCTATACCAGTTATGGCACCGCTTTAAGCAGAACGGCAACGGGTACAGCACCAAGTGTTAATTTAACTACATTACCTTAACTCATCATATCCCAGGTTTCCGATAATGGATGCCTGGGATATTTTATCTCCACAAAAATTATGAAAAATAATTACTTGGTTATTTGCCTAACCGGTTTGCTTTTTATGAGCTGCAAAAAAGACCAATCGTTAACTGCAGCAAACAATACAAGCTCGCTTAAACCCAAAACGCTCGAGACCACTTCTACCTCAACCCCAATTAAGCTAAAAGTTTTGCAATTAAATGTTTGGCAAGAGGGTACAAAGGTAGCTGGAGGCTTTAATGGTATTGTAGATGCGATTGTACAATCGGGAGCCGATATTATTACTTTAAGTGAAGTACGTAATTACAGCAATACAAATTTTAGCGCCAGAATTGTGGCGGCATTACAGCAAAAAAACCTTACATTTTATTCGTTTAAAGATGATAATGTGGGTATTGTATCCCGATATCCGATCGCTTCATTTAAAGCGGGTATATATGGCAATTCGTTTGATAAAGCCATTGTTAAGCTTAATGTTAACACAGAGGTTGCAGTATATTCGGCGCATTTAGATTATTTAAATTATGCCTGTTACCTGCCAAGAGGTTATGATGGTAACAGCTTTCAAAAAATAAGCCAACCCGTTACAGATGTAAATGCGGTTTTGGCTTCGAACTTACAATCGAGCAGAGATGAAGAAATAAACGCCTTTATTAACGATGCAAAGCTGGAAAGGGAAAGCGGAAGAATTGTGATATTGGGCGGAGATTTTAACGAACCTTCGCATTTAGACTGGGTTGATGCTCAAAAAAATCTGTTCGATCATCATGGGACCATTGTGCCCTGGCAAGGCAGTGTGGCTTTGTATGCCAAAGGATATAAAGATTCGTACCGGGTCAAAAATCCGAATCCTGTACTCGCTCCCGGATTTACCTGGGCAGCTTTTAACACCAGTGCCAGTTTATCGTCGCTAGTTTGGGCACCGGATGCAGATGAAAGAGACCGTATTGATTATATTTATTACGCAGATAACAACGATAGAGTGAGTGTTGATGAATCGATTGTATTTGGGCCTTCTGGTTCTATTGTTCGTGGTCAGGGTTACGAAGATGCCACTTACACCAATCCTTTTGTTATTCCAACCGGAACATGGCCTTCTGATCATAAAGGTGTAATTACTACCTTTTCGATTACAACCGTACAGCCAACTGTTGGGGTAAACAAAACTGCTTATTTAACGGGAGAAACGATTACGGTAAATTTTGCAAACGGCTCTGCTGATCCTCAGGCCTGGGTTGGTATTTATCAAAACGGCAAAGTACCGGGCACCAGTAATTATGCTACCGCCTGGAAATATACCAATGGCGTTGCCACCGGAAGTGCAACACTAACTTTGCCTGCCAATAGCCCTTCGGGCACTTACTTTGTGGCTTATTTTAAAGATAATGGTTATGTTGAAATAGCGCCAAGAGTTTCTTTTACTTATGGTAATTAGTAATCAACGAGTAAACAAATCTAAATAAGCAACTATCTAACAGACTTATAGCAGCAAATGACAGCCTCGTAATGACTATACCAATTTGTTATTGCGAACGAAGCAGCCGCATTGAGCGATAGCATGAAACAATCTTTCCAGAGGAGAAATAGAGGATGAAGGATTGCTTCATTTTGCTTTTGCAAAAAAAATGTTACATTTGATCCGTCCGTCCCCTAATTGTAAATATATTTCTTGAAGTAGTTGTTGCGCATGAAGACAATTTTGCCTCTATGCTTACTGTTTTTAGTTTTAACAAGTAGGAATTTAGTGTTTGCGGGTCCACAAATAACCCCAGTTTCAGGACAAGCCTGTTATGATGCCGTATATGGCAACGTATACCAGACCATTGTTACAGGAACAACCTTTGATTACGATATTAATTATTCAGGTTTATACACTGATCTGGCCTGTTCTAACAAGTCTGCCCTTGGCGTATTTGGATCTTGTACGTTAAGAAGCGCGGGGATAGACTATCCCAGAGGGTACCTTTTTTCAATAATAACTTATATTGCTTGCCCATTGGACACTGATTTGCCCATATTAATTCTCATTATGGGTGGGCTTGGCTTCTTTATATTACGCAAACGTTCACTAAACAGCGTTTGTTAATAATGTTAGCATGATTGAATCTTGAATGAGGGAATGGGCATCGTGCTAAAAATATTCAATCATTAATCCGATTTAGAAGTTACCTAATACAGATGAACGAAAGTTCTTCGACAGGCTCAGAATGACACACTATTTAAGAATGATTGAATTTTGAATGAAGGAATAGGCACTACGCTATAAACATTCACTCATTCAAAATTAAATCATTCAATACTTACTTACTTACTTACTTACTTACTTACTTACTTACTTACTTACTTACTTACTTACTTACTTACTTACTTACTATTAATCTTCTTGTTGTATTCTTTTTGCAAATCGGCTAGTGTTTGATCGTAACCTTTTCTATCGATAAATGCAGCAGGATTATAGGCATCGCCGGGTTGGTGTTTGGTGTGCAGGTTAAACTGACTGGCGTGTGATGACAACCAGATATCGAACGAAAGCTTTTTCATGGCACCAAGTGTATAGGCGTAATCTTTGGCTATTTCCGGATATGTGCTGATCTGATCAAACCTTTCGTGGGTTACAATGGTTGGCATATTGGCAATTAGTACGCGGTATGTTTTTTTACCGTCTTTAACATTAAACAAAAAACTGCACGAGCCTTTGGTATGGCCGGGGTGGTGCAACAGTACTAAAGCCATATTACCCAATTTAACCGAATCGCCATTTTTTAAAAGCCGATCGGCCTTTAGCGGAGCGTAAGAACTTACTTTTCCGCCAAGTGCATAATCGGTACGGCCACCACTTGCCATCACATCGGCATCTTTTGCATCGATTACCAGTTTAGCCCCAGTTTGTTTTTTAATGGTACCCATAGCACCCATGTGGTCGAAATGTGCCTGTGTTGTAGAAAGTATTTTAATATCGGCAAACTTAAAACCCAGCGCCTCTACGTTGGCTTTAATCTGACTGGCCGAATTAGCCAATCCGGTATTTATGAGGATGTGCCCTTTTGGTGTGGTAATGAGGTAGCAGGCCAGATCGTAAGTGCCTACATAATACAGGTTACCTGCAATGCGAAAAGGCTGGTAAGGTTTTGACCATTCTGCCGGATTATTGGCAGGTTCTACTACATGCTGTGCAGAAACAATGGTGTTGAATAATAGCACATTGAGCGCAATTAAAAATGTTTTTATAGATATCTTTAGCATATACAAAGATTTAAAATCTACACTGAATTGCGACATTTTTATTGGTATTTTTTCTGTTGGTAAACAACTATAAAAACACAAACTGGCCTCAGCTAAATGCTAAGACCAGTTTGCTATTGTTAACTTCCCAGAAGGGCTGCGAGTTTCGCATCAATTATTTTTTCATCGTCGCCATAAACCAGTATTTTTCCTTCTTTATCTAACAACACATAGAATGGGATAAAATGTACCTGGTACATGCTTCCAACTCTTGCAGGCATCATCTTTTTAGGAAATTCATCTATAACCTGTGGCCATGGCATCTGCTCAATATCCATTGCTTTAATCCAATCGTTCCACTTGCTATCATCTGATACGCTTAATATTTCAAAACCTTTGTTGTGGTATTTTTCATAAACCTGTTTCCAGTGCGGAATAGCTTCTCTACAGGGCTTACACCAACTTGCCCAGAAATCTATCATCACATATTTTCCACTCAAATCAGAAAGCGATAATTTGGTACTGTCTCTTTTCAATAAAGTGAAATCGGGCGCAATGTTACCTGGCAAAAGTGCCTCCCTATCTTTAAGTTGTTTGGCAAGCGAAATGTAATAACTACTGGTTTTAGCTTCTCCTTTAAATTGTTGAATTGTGTTGCTTAAAGTTGCAACGGGCATAGTGGAATTAAATTTATAGTAATTACCAAAAGCATATACTCCTGATACCGCAGATGGGTTCTGACTTATAAATTGATTGATTAGCTTAAATTGAATGGCATTGTGTTCTTCGGTTAATTTGCCGATAGCAGCTTTTAGTGCTTCCTTTTTCTCTGCGTTCTTTTCGGCAGTGTATTGCTTATCCAGGGCTTCTCTTTTCGATTTGGTTTCTGCAAGTGCAGGATTGTTTTCAAGTGCATCCAGCTGATCCTGACTTCTGGATCCTTTAACTATTACCTTTTTTAAGCGTGCGCCTTTTCCCTGTCCATATTTGGTATAATCGTAATGATCAGCTCCAGCTGTATCGATACTGATGTTAACTGTACCATTCTCTAAAAAAAGGTTAGCAGACCAGTTACCGGGTTTTATGTTTAGGCCCAGCTGTTCTGCACTGGCCAGTTTACCTTTAAAAATGAAAGCACCGTTTATTACATTCGTACTATCAATATTGGTAGAAGTCCTATCTTCTTCATTATATCTGGAAAGGTAAACTTTCCCGTTTTTAATTCCGTGGGTAGTACCTTTCAATATATATCCGGCTGGAGACTGAGCCTTTAGCGACATGCATAGGCACAATACACCAAACAGCGATAAATTTATTTTCTTTAGTATTGTATTCATCTTATTTAATATGATTAGTTAAAAATACTGGCTAATTTTTTATCCATTTCTTCATCACTTTCTCCGCCACCACCGTAGCGCCCAACAATAATCCCATTCTTATCAATTAATATTTTGGTTGGGAGCGTATGGATTCCGTAACCATCGCTCGTATCTTCTGATCGGTCAAAGCCGGTTGGTGTACGTTTTAAACCGCGCAATATATGTTTCCAAACACCGATCTTATCTTGCTCTACTGCCCTCTTCCAGGCAGCCTGGGCACTGTCATCGTCTGCAACACCGATAATTTCCAGGCCTTTATCTTTGTACTTACTATATAGTGAAAGTAAGTGTGGATTACCTTTACGGCAAGGCACACACCAGCTCGCCCAAAAATCGAGCAATACGTATTTCTTTCCCTTAAAATCAGCCAGGCTTAAATCTTGTCCGTTGATGTCTTTTTTAGCGAAACCAAATGCAGTGCTACCCGGAGAACCTGATTGAAGGCTCTGAACTTCTTTTAGCATCTTTTTACCATAGCTACTCGTTTTAACTGCAGGGCTAAAAGCTTCGTAATATTTTTTAGCGTCTGCCAGTTTTAAACCAGATATTTTGAAACCAAGCAAAAATGCTGCATAATAGGAATTGGGATTGTGGCTAATAAAATCAAGATCAATTTTATCCCTTTTTAAATTAAATGGCTCGAGCTCATCTCTGATTTCAGCAGCTTTTTCTCTTAAGGCATCCTGCTCTGCATCGGGTCGGTTTTCTTTTTTAGCCTGTACATAAGCATCGCTGGCTTTTTGGAGCTTAGCTAAAATGGGCTTGGTTTCTTCGCCAATTGGAGCTTTCAATTGCTCTACTGCTTTATACTCATCGTGAGGTTTGGAGCCGGTTAATTTCAGATCTTTAAATTCTCCTTCGGTTAAGAGCAGTTTTAACTCTCCCGGAGCTAAAAATAAAGAACCCAAATTAGGGTCATCCATCGATTGCCTTTTTACATTGCCCATAATATATGCCATTAAGGGTTCGGTTAGTGTACCTTTAAATTCGAACTTCCCTCCGGTTATGGCGGCGCTATCCTGAACTACCTGACCATCAGGCTGGGTGTACCTTAATTTCAACATCCCGGTTTCTTTGCCATTTATCTGGCCTTTGAGGGTAAATTTTTGCTGTGCCTGTACACTGAATACGGCAAGCAGTGTTGCCATAAATAAAATATATCTTTTCATATGGGTAGTTTATTGCTGGTTTTGAATAATGTTTGGATTTTCGGTTAAAACGAGCTGAGAAATTCGCATCACCACTTTGGCATCAGTTGGGTTAACAGTTAATGGTGGCGAATTAAAGGAACTATAATTCCGCACCATCGGAAGGCCATTTCTAAAGTAATCGTAACTGTTATGTCCTTCGAAAGCCAGCTCTAATCTTCGCTCTAATAAAATAGCATCAAACAGGGCCTGACCTGATAAACCAACAAGGGCTGTTAATCCGGCACGGGTATGAATTACATTTAAATCGGCCAGTGCACCACCTGTGTCTCCCGCTTTTAGCCTCGCCTCTGCCCTGTTCAGGTAAACTTCTGCCAGCCTTAAATGATTAAAAGCAGCATAGGAATAGTACACGCCGTTAACTCCATTGAAGAAACGATAACTGTATTTGTTGGTGCTTAATACATCGGTAGTATTGCCTGGATAGAGATCTGTAAAGTAAAAATTCTTTCTCAAATCGGTAGCAGCCAGTTTACCCAACAAATCAGGCGAAGGTTTAATCTGCCCGGTTGTATAAAGCCCTACGTAAGTTCCCTGAGGCTGCATTAACAAAATTGGCAGATTAGAGGTACTGGCTTCGTGGTTAATTGCCCAAATGGTTTCGGTATTTAGCTGATTACTTGCTGCATAGTAATTGGAATATGCTGTACCTTGCAGTAAGCGATAACCTCCGTTTAGGATAACAGAATCGGCTGCTTGCGCAGATAGCCTGGCGTAATTGGCATTTGGCTGATCAAAAGTACCACTCATATAAAGGTATACCCTCGAGAGCAAGGCAAATGCACCATATTTAGAAGCAAAACTATTTACACCTTTTGATTTAAAGGTAGCAATAGACTGGTTTAAATCTGCAATCACCTGATCGTAAGAGGCCTGCACTGAAGCTCTTGCCGGCGGTGTTGCAGTCAGATCTAGAGGCGCTGTAATAATCGGAATGCCTAAATTGGTAGCCGGACTCTGGTAATATGGCCGGCCGTAAACACGGAGCAGGTTAAAATTGATAAAAGCTCTTAAAAACAGGTTTTCTGCCTTTGCCTGTAAAATCACATTATTGGTTTCGGTAGCCGATACGTTTTTAAGGACTACATTTACTCCCAGTAGCGCTTTATAAGAGGCAAACCAAAAGGCATCAGACAGGCCAAAATCTTTAGATTCGGAGTTATTGTATTTAAAAGCATCCGTGTTTTGTAAATCGGCAGCGCTACTGGTAGAAGTAACATCAATAACCTTTACGTTGTTACCACGATATTCGCTAATATTAAACCAGGGCGTTTCATAGCTTGTGTATAAGGCTGTATAATTGCCAATGGTAGCTTTTGTATAGCCATTAGGCGATCCAAACTGCTGATTTTCGAAGTTTACATTATGGGGAGCAAGACTATCTAACTGCTTTTTGCAGGCAGATAGAGTACCTATCATTAGCAATACCCCAATACATCCTATATTAAATATTTTTGTTTTCATTGTATTGTGCTTAAGTTAATATGGAATCAATAATTAA is drawn from Pedobacter sp. HDW13 and contains these coding sequences:
- a CDS encoding TlpA disulfide reductase family protein, encoding MNTILKKINLSLFGVLCLCMSLKAQSPAGYILKGTTHGIKNGKVYLSRYNEEDRTSTNIDSTNVINGAFIFKGKLASAEQLGLNIKPGNWSANLFLENGTVNISIDTAGADHYDYTKYGQGKGARLKKVIVKGSRSQDQLDALENNPALAETKSKREALDKQYTAEKNAEKKEALKAAIGKLTEEHNAIQFKLINQFISQNPSAVSGVYAFGNYYKFNSTMPVATLSNTIQQFKGEAKTSSYYISLAKQLKDREALLPGNIAPDFTLLKRDSTKLSLSDLSGKYVMIDFWASWCKPCREAIPHWKQVYEKYHNKGFEILSVSDDSKWNDWIKAMDIEQMPWPQVIDEFPKKMMPARVGSMYQVHFIPFYVLLDKEGKILVYGDDEKIIDAKLAALLGS
- a CDS encoding RagB/SusD family nutrient uptake outer membrane protein; its protein translation is MKTKIFNIGCIGVLLMIGTLSACKKQLDSLAPHNVNFENQQFGSPNGYTKATIGNYTALYTSYETPWFNISEYRGNNVKVIDVTSTSSAADLQNTDAFKYNNSESKDFGLSDAFWFASYKALLGVNVVLKNVSATETNNVILQAKAENLFLRAFINFNLLRVYGRPYYQSPATNLGIPIITAPLDLTATPPARASVQASYDQVIADLNQSIATFKSKGVNSFASKYGAFALLSRVYLYMSGTFDQPNANYARLSAQAADSVILNGGYRLLQGTAYSNYYAASNQLNTETIWAINHEASTSNLPILLMQPQGTYVGLYTTGQIKPSPDLLGKLAATDLRKNFYFTDLYPGNTTDVLSTNKYSYRFFNGVNGVYYSYAAFNHLRLAEVYLNRAEARLKAGDTGGALADLNVIHTRAGLTALVGLSGQALFDAILLERRLELAFEGHNSYDYFRNGLPMVRNYSSFNSPPLTVNPTDAKVVMRISQLVLTENPNIIQNQQ
- a CDS encoding DUF5077 domain-containing protein; the encoded protein is MKKTASFATSMLLLLVLFSCKKTETLQDTAAAEIKNNIAVTESLGGTSLNVGLGGNAYTAGTGGLINDTGLHNWTSASTITSVWFRLGLTGSLTVAVKGTVPSGSSNIKVTVNGTVFNKTITGTTATTTNIGTVNITATGYVRVDIQGVSKTGSYFGDISDLVISGPVVASNVQYANTVADYYWSRRGPSCHLNYTVPSGTEWFYSELNVPSGQDKIGSYFMADGFSGGYFGMQVNSATERRVLFSVWDPSTGSTTLVRKGTDVTTNGFGGEGTGGQSYMLFSWVAGTTYKFLLQGKPDGAGGSDYTAWFYAPENGVWKVLAQWKRPNTTAYLTGVYSFIENFNPDQGYLQRSCNYGNQWYKTSAGSWTEVTNASFSYDATASAEQRMDYQGGVTGNSFYLKNGGFFATYTSYGTALSRTATGTAPSVNLTTLP
- a CDS encoding endonuclease/exonuclease/phosphatase family protein gives rise to the protein MKNNYLVICLTGLLFMSCKKDQSLTAANNTSSLKPKTLETTSTSTPIKLKVLQLNVWQEGTKVAGGFNGIVDAIVQSGADIITLSEVRNYSNTNFSARIVAALQQKNLTFYSFKDDNVGIVSRYPIASFKAGIYGNSFDKAIVKLNVNTEVAVYSAHLDYLNYACYLPRGYDGNSFQKISQPVTDVNAVLASNLQSSRDEEINAFINDAKLERESGRIVILGGDFNEPSHLDWVDAQKNLFDHHGTIVPWQGSVALYAKGYKDSYRVKNPNPVLAPGFTWAAFNTSASLSSLVWAPDADERDRIDYIYYADNNDRVSVDESIVFGPSGSIVRGQGYEDATYTNPFVIPTGTWPSDHKGVITTFSITTVQPTVGVNKTAYLTGETITVNFANGSADPQAWVGIYQNGKVPGTSNYATAWKYTNGVATGSATLTLPANSPSGTYFVAYFKDNGYVEIAPRVSFTYGN
- the bla gene encoding subclass B3 metallo-beta-lactamase — its product is MKTFLIALNVLLFNTIVSAQHVVEPANNPAEWSKPYQPFRIAGNLYYVGTYDLACYLITTPKGHILINTGLANSASQIKANVEALGFKFADIKILSTTQAHFDHMGAMGTIKKQTGAKLVIDAKDADVMASGGRTDYALGGKVSSYAPLKADRLLKNGDSVKLGNMALVLLHHPGHTKGSCSFLFNVKDGKKTYRVLIANMPTIVTHERFDQISTYPEIAKDYAYTLGAMKKLSFDIWLSSHASQFNLHTKHQPGDAYNPAAFIDRKGYDQTLADLQKEYNKKINSK
- a CDS encoding TlpA disulfide reductase family protein codes for the protein MKRYILFMATLLAVFSVQAQQKFTLKGQINGKETGMLKLRYTQPDGQVVQDSAAITGGKFEFKGTLTEPLMAYIMGNVKRQSMDDPNLGSLFLAPGELKLLLTEGEFKDLKLTGSKPHDEYKAVEQLKAPIGEETKPILAKLQKASDAYVQAKKENRPDAEQDALREKAAEIRDELEPFNLKRDKIDLDFISHNPNSYYAAFLLGFKISGLKLADAKKYYEAFSPAVKTSSYGKKMLKEVQSLQSGSPGSTAFGFAKKDINGQDLSLADFKGKKYVLLDFWASWCVPCRKGNPHLLSLYSKYKDKGLEIIGVADDDSAQAAWKRAVEQDKIGVWKHILRGLKRTPTGFDRSEDTSDGYGIHTLPTKILIDKNGIIVGRYGGGGESDEEMDKKLASIFN
- a CDS encoding DUF5025 domain-containing protein, translated to MKLFSRFFFNLLVVMLLFSCKKQKTEAPVKEPYVQFINVQIAGQNLEIKGSIDKNRNIFSGSWTGIGYGDGTQKEMYTVNVTVPKTFLNTTFDSRLQFRIFDIEKKEYKLSGNDPYKQSFASSIYLVTNLGVADSKVYTTNETKPPFKVQITRYEKPKDSGVPFVGGKINGTLYNAKNLQDSIVIKDGVFDVRF